tttttagtggaaaaagtttctaagttccaaaaaacgctggtgtcttttctttctttcagagtgatagcctgcaaaagtccataaattTGGGTaaccgggctcccccatacattttctaacatatggaacattaactatacagtgggtttatgtgtagggcattataacaactctattgtctttattaaggttccctggacttgtgtaatgtaatgtatttgctgcaacatatacgtccattcaactttaaatttcccaccgtaatATTAAGGTCTGTATGCTTTCGAGCAAAGagctctaacgaagttgcgctaagatttgcttgcattgcctaAGTAACgatagagaaaattcaccagcattcggcgcccttgacgcaacttcgcattttagtaaatttgcgttgtCTGAGGTttttacctggcgaagtgttgcgacgcttagtaaatttacccccatacaTCTTCTACATCGAGGGGGttattatacctcaaatgaactcacaacttgaatggtatcttatttaaaaaaaaactttaatggtatcttatttaagaaaatactcGAACGGAAAAAAACTCTTTGAGttgcaaaaacccaaaaactctaattaatcaagttttctgcagggaaaaactcgaattattCGAGTTATCGGGCAAGACCCTGAAAAAAATCTGgcaggcttttaacatcttcaaatggttcaaggcacctctgccattgactcctacatgacctcgacaggttttactgtagatggtgtatttttgagcGATTTCCAGggtccgggtataataaatctcgaaaaaattcaagtttttttttacttgaaaatgtgagttttgaccaaaaagatCAACTCGATTTTTATGGAAAACAACTCGAGCCTTAATAAACAACAGTTGATAGAGAATTTTAAGATCGGTAGTGCAAATAGAACTAAAGGATGTAATaacaacatatatacatatactatggTTTAGTATGCACCTCTTTGGTTGTATTTAGTAATTATTTTATAGAAATTGCTAAATAACTAGACACATCCATCATATTCTAACTATAAGGGTATATGTACTGTATTCTTGGGATTGGAGCGGAAAATTACTCCCGAGCAATGAGGGgttaatttttaattttgcagatCTCTGTGCTTGCAGAGTTTCTTAACCTTGTGGTATAAACAATGCTGACCCCTCTGGACCTGTCAGCAGGATACAGCTCCTTTACCAGGGCCTGGTGACTGTCACTTTATCTTCTAACTGTCACCCATGATGCCTTTCTGCATTTGCATTCCTTACTAATTTGCCCTGTAATGAGATGGGTGCCGGGAATGTTGTTTATAGGAGATTCAATGTTACAAGGGGCAGTTTGTATGATGAGTGATGTTGGAGTATTACATGTCCACTTGTGCCTAGCTAAAGGAGAAGATCTCTATGCAAAAGGACTCAGTAGGCTTCGGTCTAGGGTGCCCTTCGACTTCTCACTGCCAGTAATGGGAACAAGGTGCTCCTGTATGCACCCAGAAAAGCACTGACATTGTTTCCTCCTATGGGTCcagactagggatgggtgaattttttcgccttgtttcgatgcagaaatgacgcccatagacttgtaaggtgttgtgtgtcaaaaataaaaatgacgtGCAAATTTTGCCgtgtgtcaaaacatttttgacgcccacagactttaatgggcgtcggtgacatttcgccagcggcaaattttttacaaaaaattgcaGACTGAACATGGAACCTTTGCTTTGCACTTTAAACAAAATAGAGTGCACCTTAGGCAATGCATGAAGTCTTAAAGGgataaaacatggttttttttatttttttcaaaacgcatcagttaatagagctgctccagcagacttctgcactgaaatccatttttcaaaagagcaaactgatttttttttatatttaattttgaaatctgacacggggctagacatattgtcagtttcccaggtgcccaggcctggattttaggggggcggcatgctgcccaaccacacccacattggttcaaaaacactggggatgtgctggagatacaataattttttacatttcccatgcgccaatccccattgctccagtccagatgatgaaaatttgcatgaataaaggggaggggacaggggcgacgaacggcagtgggcctaggggcgccctctatgtaaatccggccctgcagctgccccctgtcatgtgacttgtgctaaatttcagtcactctttactgcaagttggagtaatatcaccctcctccctttcccccagcagcccatcaatagaacaatgggaaggtgaccagacagcagctccctggtagatttaagaactgcactcaatagtaaaaacccatgtccacaCTACAAACCCATTCTATTAGTATgcgaaacaacagcctgccagaaagcagttccatagtgcagcaccagatatttctgaaagcacatgaccagacaaaatgacctgttatggtgcctacacaccaatataacaactaaaaaaaaatacacttgttgaattaggaatgaaattttatatggcagagtgaattatttccagtgtaatttagaaataaaaagtacaccataaaatcatgacagaagccctttaactaattaattattattgcacAGTCTTAGAACTTTAAATATATGGGGCTCTGTATAAGGCATGGGTGCCGCTGCACACAAATGTAGATCGATACTTTCCAATAAGACATGCAACTTTTTGTTTTGCTCTACAACCCATACATCTGGCATGAAAGATCTTTGTGGTTGCTAGGCTCAATGTTCCTAGCAGTGGGATAAGCAATACAGCAATAACAACGGCCCTGATAAATCTAGCCTCTCAATAAGTTGGCTTTAATCTTGTTCCAGTTGAGCTCCTTAACCTTAGCTATGGCCTTCAACCTTCTAACAAATATAAGATAAAGTTGGAGATTCCTAACTGGTGATTGACCATGTTGAGTCTCATTGGAAAAACAAGCACAGTGTGAAAAGACACCTCAAACATGATTGTTCTCAAATCCGGGAATGAAATAACTCACCCCTGGCCCCGTAACACATATTTTCCACTGGTAGAATATACACAGATATTATAGCGGTTCCAAAAAGCAATGTAATATTTCTAACCACAAGCACCAGCCCTGACATTCTTGGATCCGACATGTTTCCACTCTCCACAGCAAAATTCTTTTATTTCTGCTTTCAGACGTTCCTTTCTCTGCAGGGTAATCGTCTCTGCTGAAAGTGAAACAAGGCAAGAAGTTAGACACAGCTACCAATTGGCTAAAgttaaataattaagaaaataccCCAAAAAGTACAATCACTGCATTGAGCATCTTGGTTGGGACTTTACAAAAGCAAGAATTAAAAGGAGGAAGAAAGACCCTATTGAGGTATGTACATATATCAATAAGTCTTCACTGATATAAAGATATAGGAGTTATTGAATAGtcgacaaaacaaaaaaaggttgtCTGGCCAGCCTTCGAGATACAGTTACTGGTATCCATAGGCCTATTGTTAATCTACTGCATATTACAAGTGAGTGAATATGTACAGATACTGTTCTTCAGTTCAACTATTTTAAtgttttctctccccccccccaagggaGTATTTTAACAAGGTCCTATAACGCCAAGCTGAAAAATAGTATAATAAACATAGACATTGTTTACCTTTACTTTCTACAGAGGTTCATTAACCTACATCCTATCTGTTGGAATGAAGCCACTTCAAGTAATAAATGGATTTGTGGGTAAATGTGTGGGAACGTAGAATAACTTAGAgaagtgttgtccaacttctgcgGTACCAAGggtcggaatttttctggcctacatggtggagggctgataatggaagccagtgttgaccactccccttttttAAATCACACCATGTTTCACGAGAAATGTTAAGACGatacccacattaatggtggtagcacacaaaaaaaactaaatggttggtgctcactgcagggatatcacccatCACTCATGTTAAAAAGTttatcatattaagacatactctTAAATCCATACGCTGtcttctcccctgtggatagcacagcaccctcccccaacacatgattaaacaccttagcggcccctaacaacaatttccaaatgctaacacaaccctaccaggctcacattcgacaggcagagtagggcatacacagggagcatagggaaggcagagtatggcacacacagggagcatatgccaggtgagtatggcacacacagggaacatagagcaggcagagtatggcacacacagggagcatagagcaggcagagtatggcacacacaggaataatagggcaggcagagtatggcacacagagagaacatatggcaggcagagtattgcacatacagggagcatatggcaggcagagtatggcatacacagcgagcaaagggcaggcagagtatggcacacagagagaACATATggcaggcggagtatggcacacacagggagtatagggcaggcagagtatggcacacacagagcatagggcaggcagagtatggcacacacagggagcatacagcaggcagagtatggcacacgcagggagcatagggcaggcagagtatggcatacacagggagcatagggcaggcagagcatggcacacgcagggagcatagggcaggcagagtatggcacacacagggagcattgggaagacagattatggcacacacaggtaggcagagtatggcacatacaggaaacatgggaaaggcagagtatggcacacagagggagcatagggcaggcagaatatggcacacacaaagaacatagggcaggcagaatagagtaGGAGACAGGGaagcctatcaggaccactctaagatgaacagttcatactgtgctacaaacagtgacacaatgctggtgccactttgtctgaggtgtgaacaggtgcaCAATGTGGGCATTTTAGtatgggtctgaggtgtgaacattACAGGGTTTTATGGGTGTCAACAATAATGTTGTTAGGGGGTGAACAATACAGGAGCttgctgtctgaatttgaggtgtaaacaatacaggggctaGTTAATCTCTTTAGTGATAccctttaaatcttacacaagggaAGCAGTTACAGCAGGCAGAACTTTATGAGGGGGCCATGcaagggggggggtcactggccAGATGACGGCCGCCAGTCACTGCCTTAGAGGGTCATTGTAGAAGAAAACAAAGTGACATGATGGTGGCAGTCTACCCAAGTCTTCATTAAGAACACAAATACTTCAACACAAGGTTCCTCCCAGGATTACCAACATTAAAGTGAACGagattaaatatataatgtatttatcatCACTGGGTGAAACAGCATTGTTGGTACGTCTATGGTATACAATAGTATACACTAGTTTGTCCTCCATTTGTAGTATGATAATTCATGATACCCATAGTATTTAGGTTTCCAAACTGTAGGGCTTAGTATATAGGGAAGGGAGTAAGGAAGGTCTCTTACACAGAGCCATAAAAGTCTAATATGTTtacatgtatatatagtatattgcagtgtcggactggcccaccaggataccaggaaaactcccggtgggccgagatgtcagtgggccctcttgcttctaaccatttagcctatttcatggtctttatggggaaaaatgcttaataatggaagaatatagtgtagaagtagaagtaagtaattaaagactaagagaataaagagtttgagagaggagaggaggaataatagtttgaaaagtggtcccacagtctacagttttccagtgggcccaaggtctaaggttttctggtgggcccctggcatcccagtccgacactggtatattgtgtatatataatactgtGTATATACTATATTGTTATGTAAGTGGGGCCAAATGTAGGACTGCAAGGTGGTGATCATGATTCCAAAACTCCCCTAACATTATGGAATTATATAAATGTTTGCACCACATTTTTCTGAACtccatgtatttatttacctttttaagtTTCTCCTTTTCCAAACTTCGTTCTCAGTATCCCCTTATATTACTGTTGAAAGCTGACCCCAGTTGATGGTAGTGCACTCCAGATCTTGGCATAGTCACAACCCTCCTCTCATTACATACAAACCCATGTTGCGGACAGATTTCTGAGTTGACTAGGCACCAACAAGTCTACCAGTTTATTAGGATCCAATTAGGATCTGAAAATCAAATGTTCTTCAAGGGGAACTGAGAATGAACGTATAGATATCAGCCTGTGAGATATACTGTAGCCAGATGTATTAGAGAAGTCTCATTCTCATTACATTCTTCTCTTAAGCTTTCTCTGTCTTGTATTCATTTACAGTTGTCACATGAGATCTTCCTCTACATTTCGTGCCCATCACCGTTCTTAAAGTATGAACTTATTTTGGATCCTCGTGCTAATGGTGGCACCTTTGCTCTGTCATCTTCAGCAAACCGCTGAGCATTCAGAAAGCAGTGCAGTGCCTCAGTCTAAATGCACTTACACATTTGTGGTATCACAGCAGAAAATGACTGGTGCTGTCTGCATTAGTACAGGGAGGTTTCCTATTTCATTGGGTGTAAACAAAAGTGAGGTGCAGATTTTAAAGGAAGAGCTTAGTCGTCAGCAGACTGAAATTGAGGAGCTTAAAAAGCTAGTTGAAGTAGACCATGATGTGGTCCTGGAAATGGAACAACTCCGCGAAGAAAACAGGAATATGGGTTCCAGACTCAGCAACCTTCAATCTCAGCTCTTCCATGAGGTTCTGCAGAGAAAAAATGAGTCAACTGAACCCTCTAAGGAGGAGGATAGAGGGTTGAATGCTACTTCTGAAGTACTAAAGTTGGCAAGCAAGTACAAAGAACTTCAGGAAAAATACAACTTCCTGTCATCCTTAATTAACAATCAGAGTGCAACCATAGCTCGCCTCGAAGAACTCTGCCAACAGAATATTCTTCAGCGACAAGCTGGCCAGGTGAGAATGGGTCAAAAGCAGGAACTTCTCAAAACCTTATATTCTGTGAGCTATTTTCATAAAGTAAATCATAGAAACTTTTCTTGACTATATTCataatttattgcattttcttttaaagaatcCTGCACATTCAGTAGTAACAAGTGGTTCCCCCAGTGGTTCAGATGCCAGACAAAAACACAGTGCAGGAATACAGGCAGATCAAATGGATATCACTTTGGACAAGAAGAACGTTTCTCCAATTGCCCAAGGCCCTGCTCAGACAACCAGTGTACCATTGATTGTAACAGAGGCGGCTGAGTCATTAGGTACCTACACCTCAAATCAAATTCTTCTGCTCTTCCATCTCTGCAAACCAGTTGTATTTGTGAATTGCTTTGTGCACAGGGTAATAATCCTGCAGAAACAGGAAAAGGACTTTTAAACTGTTTCCACAAAGTAGGAAAAACAGATTTGTTAAGAATATTGTAAATGTGGTGGCACTTGTGTTAGCAATGATGGACGTggcataaaggagaactaaacccaaaaaatgaaaattgcttaaaatgtaatattttatattatgaacttaaagttccagcttctcaatagcagcaatgattgaggacttcaaacttgtcccagggggtcaccatcttggaaagtgtctttgatactcacatgctcacagtgtcggactaggataccaggggcccaccagaaacccttaggttgagggccctttttccaaactattatacctcctctcctcactcaacctctttattctcctagtctcttttctctacatactattctctattcttccattattaagcctttttattcccataaagaaatagagaatgaccatgaaataggccaaaaggttagaagcaggagggcccactgacaccttggcccaccgggagttttcctggtatcccggtgggccagtccaacactgtattctcagtgggctctgagcagctgttgagaagctaagcttaggggtcgtcactaattatccagcagaaaatgagcttcccctgtaatataagctgatgctacaggtttgctgattattaaattctgatgctaattgcactggtttctgtgctgccatgtagtaattatctgtattaattactaatcagccttatatagtgacatttctattctatgtgtactgtatattgtgagtgggtccctaagctcagtaagtgacagcagcacagagcatgtgcagtgaatcagcagaaaagaagatggggagctaatggggcatctttggagacacagatctttatgctaaagggctgtggttgccttgggctggtacagaagcacaaaactcaatgtagttagttctcctttaaaaagccaaaTCCAGTAATTAGAAGTGGTGCCCACCATACTTTTGGCGATATAGTACATGATAGCTTAGTTTATCTTTATTGTTCATTGTCATGAGCTAATTACAATACTCAGTTCAGCATTTTAATAGAACAGGAGAGTGGAATATGTGAAAGTAACATTAAACTGAGAAAAGCAATATGGAAAATGACATGACATCTCATTGGACAGGACCGTGGAAAGACTGCTATGATGCCCTACGTGGCAATCAAAAGTCCAGTGGTATTTACCTGTTGAGGCCTCATGGAGGAAACCAGGTGATGGAAGCATGGTGTGAGCAGGAACTCTCTGGTGGAGGGTGGACTGTCATCCAAAGACGTCATGATGGATCAACCAACTTTTTTACGAACTGGAATAGCTACAAAGTGAGTCCATCTTTAAATGTTTCAGAATCAGGATTGGGCAGATAGGGGCCATGATTAGGTGTTTGTATGGGCACCAGAGATTCCTGATATCAACCCTCTCCCACCCCCACAAATGGATTGCTAGAACCCACATTGTTAGGTCTGGGTTTTACTTACAACTTTTGCTTGGGAGATGAGCTCTTTTTGATGtcaatatttatatgtaataaatCCTTAAAACCACATTTATGTTAAACAAGCCAGAAATGTATGTTTtacctgttttttattaaaaaaaacatgagtaACCTAAACAAGATGGAGgctagtcttaaggtggccatacacgtgcagatTAAATCTGAAGATAAcgttcctttagaccaatttttATCTGCCGTGTGGGGGCGTCCGATTggtctccccaatcgatatctggccaaaaatcagcctgatACAGATTGTGCAGATTTGATTTTCCCTGTGATCGATGACAGCATTGGATAGTTTATGTGGTCCTATGGCCTGTCGGTGCCCATTTCCCTTCGTATAAtcagattgtttggccctagggccgaacgttcggattaacccgatatcgccctgctgTTGGAGGGCATAAAAgggaaagattcgctcgtttggctaCTTCACCATAAgagcggatctt
Above is a genomic segment from Xenopus laevis strain J_2021 chromosome 3L, Xenopus_laevis_v10.1, whole genome shotgun sequence containing:
- the angptl6.L gene encoding angiopoietin-related protein 2 yields the protein MNLFWILVLMVAPLLCHLQQTAEHSESSAVPQSKCTYTFVVSQQKMTGAVCISTGRFPISLGVNKSEVQILKEELSRQQTEIEELKKLVEVDHDVVLEMEQLREENRNMGSRLSNLQSQLFHEVLQRKNESTEPSKEEDRGLNATSEVLKLASKYKELQEKYNFLSSLINNQSATIARLEELCQQNILQRQAGQNPAHSVVTSGSPSGSDARQKHSAGIQADQMDITLDKKNVSPIAQGPAQTTSVPLIVTEAAESLGPWKDCYDALRGNQKSSGIYLLRPHGGNQVMEAWCEQELSGGGWTVIQRRHDGSTNFFTNWNSYKLGFGNLNGEYWLGLENIYWLASQGSFKLLIVMEDWQGRQAKAEYDYFRLESESDFYRLRLGHYRGNAGDSLSWHSDKQFSTNDKDRDSYTGNCAHFHKGGWWYNMCAHSNLNGIWYRGGHYRSRYQDGVYWAEFRGGAYSLKKVSMMIKPNV